Proteins encoded by one window of Rubinisphaera margarita:
- a CDS encoding AAA family ATPase, which translates to MHGNSAGQLSADDVQRIDELRSVHTRLVSELGRVIVGQSDVIDQLLICLFARGHGLLMGVPGLAKTLLVSKLAETLSLKFHRIQFTPDLMPMDITGTDILQETETGRREFEFVYGPVFANIVLADEINRAPPKTQAAMLEAMQEYRVTVLGRSYDLERPFLVLATQNPVEQEGTYPLPEAQLDRFMFLIRLDYPSEEEEIRIASSTTGEELPELSHVLHAEDIIDFQKLVRRIPVPDHIYKFAVRLVRKTRPDGESTSEWLKPLVAWGAGPRAVQNLILGGKTRAALHGQYMVRQEDIHAVAGPVLIHRMITTFAAQSEGIDAGQIVQRLLAESSEA; encoded by the coding sequence ATGCATGGCAACTCTGCTGGGCAGCTCTCTGCCGACGATGTGCAACGGATTGATGAGCTTCGCTCTGTTCATACCCGTCTCGTAAGTGAACTTGGTCGAGTGATCGTCGGTCAGTCCGACGTGATCGACCAGCTGCTGATTTGCCTGTTCGCCCGAGGACACGGCTTGCTGATGGGGGTCCCCGGACTCGCCAAGACGCTGCTGGTCAGTAAGCTTGCTGAGACACTCTCGTTGAAGTTTCACCGGATTCAGTTTACGCCCGATCTGATGCCGATGGATATCACCGGCACCGATATTCTTCAGGAGACCGAAACCGGACGCAGGGAGTTTGAGTTCGTCTATGGTCCGGTCTTCGCGAACATCGTTCTGGCCGATGAGATCAATCGCGCCCCTCCGAAAACGCAAGCCGCCATGCTGGAGGCGATGCAGGAGTATCGGGTGACGGTTCTCGGCCGCAGCTACGATCTGGAACGCCCGTTTCTCGTGCTGGCCACCCAGAACCCGGTGGAACAGGAAGGAACTTATCCCCTGCCCGAGGCGCAGCTCGACCGTTTCATGTTCCTGATTCGGCTCGACTACCCCTCCGAAGAAGAAGAGATCCGTATTGCAAGCAGCACGACCGGCGAGGAGCTGCCGGAGCTTTCTCACGTGCTGCATGCCGAAGACATTATCGACTTCCAGAAGCTCGTGCGGCGGATTCCGGTGCCGGATCATATCTACAAGTTCGCCGTCCGACTGGTCCGGAAGACCCGTCCCGATGGGGAATCCACTTCGGAGTGGCTCAAGCCGCTGGTTGCCTGGGGAGCCGGGCCTCGAGCTGTGCAGAATTTGATTCTGGGCGGGAAGACGCGGGCGGCGTTGCATGGCCAGTACATGGTTCGTCAGGAAGATATTCACGCAGTTGCCGGACCCGTTCTGATCCACCGAATGATCACGACATTCGCTGCTCAAAGTGAAGGGATTGACGCCGGTCAGATTGTGCAGCGGTTGCTGGCCGAATCGTCTGAAGCGTAA